From one Solanum lycopersicum chromosome 12, SLM_r2.1 genomic stretch:
- the LOC138340535 gene encoding uncharacterized protein — MVHGIKELFDQEHEGVRWVVMGDDDSMFFLENIIDVLAKYDHNKYYYFGAQSEYILSNFWFSFDQGFGGAGFIMSFPLAKALAQDIENCLRRYPFLNSADLITMVCIVDLGFGFTPLKGLHHMDRRECCDIIHTSGSNKAKIKLRECFTNEKIA; from the exons ATGGTACATGGTATTAAGGAGCTTTTTGATCAAGAACATGAAGGTGTTAGATGGGTGGTTATGGGGGACGACGATTCGATGTTTTTCTTGgaaaatattattgatgttCTTGCAAAATATGATCATAACAAGTACTACTATTTTGGGGCTCAAAGTGAgtatattttgtcaaatttttgGTTCTCTTTTGATCAAGGTTTTGGAGGTGCTGGATTTATTATGAGTTTTCCATTGGCAAAAGCATTGGCTCAAGATATTGAGAATTGTTTGAGGAGATATCCATTTTTAAATTCTGCTGATCTTATTACTATGGTTTGCATTGTGGATCTTGGATTTGGTTTTACTCCTCTTAAAGGTCTTCATCAC ATGGATCGACGTGAATGTTGTGATATTATTCACACAAGTGGTTCAAACAAGGCAAAGATTAAATTGAGGGAATGCTTTACTAATGAGAAAATTGCTTag
- the LOC101257453 gene encoding lipoyl synthase, chloroplastic — protein sequence MNRKFSNIANLTTSGGVYNGESQNLIRHSPKASFNVLHPTFLWSIRIPLIPEKNPISPMSCSSSSTVYFPLHKPLNKSTPFSPNSQVFSSKGRILGRPIRCESLELKPKSPPSNGSVYPGGMGPYTGRDPSVKKPGWLRQKAPQGEKYEEVKETLSGLKLNTVCEEAQCPNIGECWNGGGDGIATATIMLLGDTCTRGCRFCAVKTSRNPAPPDPMEPVNTAKAIASWGVDYIVLTSVDRDDIPDGGSGHFAETVKAMKLLKPDIMVECLTSDFRGDLSAVSTLVHSGLDVFAHNVETVKRLQRIVRDPRAGYEQSLSVLKHAKLDKKGMITKTSIMLGLGETDDELKEAMADLRAIDVDILTLGQYLQPTPLHLTVKEYVTPEKFAFWKDYGESIGFRYVASGPLVRSSYRAGELFVKTMVKESARNAQTMSQ from the exons ATGAATAGGAAGTTTAGCAATATAGCAAACCTAACAACTTCAGGCGGAGTCTACAATGGCGAATCCCAAAATTTAATCCGCCATAGCCCAAAAGCTTCCTTCAATGTTCTTCATCCAACATTTCTCTGGTCAATTCGAATTCCTCTAATTCCTGAAAAGAATCCCATTTCTCCAATGTCTTGCTCTTCATCTTCTACTGTATACTTTCCTCTTCATAAACCACTCAACAAATCCACCCCTTTTTCTCCCAATTCTCAAGTTTTTTCATCAAAAGGAAGAATTTTAGGCCGACCCATTAGATGCGAATCATTGGAACTGAAACCCAAATCGCCACCCTCAAATGGGTCGGTGTATCCAGGCGGAATGGGGCCGTACACAGGGAGAGATCCGTCGGTGAAGAAACCAGGTTGGTTGAGGCAAAAAGCACCACAAGGGGAGAAGTATGAAGAGGTGAAGGAAACGCTATCTGGGCTTAAACTTAACACTGTTTGTGAAGAAGCTCAGTGTCCTAATATTGGAGAATGTTGGAATGGTGGTGGAGATGGTATTGCTACTGCTACAATTATGCTTCTTGGAGATACTTGTACGCGTGGGTGTAGATTTTGTGCTGTTAAGACTAGTAGAAATCCTGCTCCTCCTGACCCTATGGAACCTGTTAACACTGCTAAAGCTATTGCCAGTTGGGG TGTGGATTACATTGTCTTAACTAGTGTTGATCGTGACGATATACCTGATGGAGGGAGTGGTCACTTTGCTGAAACAGTCAAAGCAATGAAG TTGCTCAAGCCTGATATCATGGTCGAGTGTTTAACTTCTGATTTCCGTGGTGATCTAAGTGCCGTGTCTACTCTAGTGCACTCTGGATTGGACGTTTTTGCACACAACGTTGAAACTGTGAAACGACTTCAACGCATTGTTAGAGATCCTAGAGCAGG GTATGAACAAAGTCTATCTGTGCTTAAACATGCAAAACTCGATAAGAAAGGGATGATAACAAAAACTTCTATAATGTTGGGACTTGGTGAAACTGATGATGAGCTGAAGGAAGCCATGGCTGATCTTAGGGCCATAGATGTTGATATTTTGACGCTGGGCCAATATTTACAG CCAACCCCATTACATCTTACCGTCAAAGAATATGTTACCCCCGAAAAGTTTGCTTTTTGGAAGGACTACGGAGAGTCTATTGGCTTCCGTTATGTTGCCAGTGGTCCCTTG GTTCGATCCTCCTACCGAGCAGGAGAACTGTTTGTTAAGACAATGGTGAAAGAGAGTGCCAGAAATGCACAAACTATGTCACAATAG
- the LOC101257155 gene encoding uncharacterized protein yields MARDSCLARVTAGVAVGGAIGGAVGAVYGTYEAVRYKVPGLMKIRYIGQTTLGSAAIFGLFLGAGSLIHCGKSY; encoded by the exons atggcGAGAGATAGCTGCTTGGCGCGTGTGACGGCTGGGGTGGCCGTCGGTGGTGCAATTGGTGGCGCTGTTG GTGCTGTTTATGGGACATATGAGGCTGTTAGATACAAG GTTCCCGGCTTAATGAAAATTCGATACATTGGCCAAACTACTCTGGGAAGTGCTGCCATTTTTGGTCTCTTTTTGGGAGCTGGAAGCTTGATACACTGTGGAAAGTCATACTGA
- the LOC101257350 gene encoding histidine kinase CKI1, with protein IFQVYNVHDVLQRDYHKNIKFGFMLIILMIVSLAISIVTFVILTIRAARREMYLCSALIKQMEATQQAERKSMNKSTASARANHDVRASLAGISGLIWMCRVQASPQSELVKYLDHMESCKNDLLDMLNSILDENKIEEGKKQLKEEEFNMEELVEHVVNIYYPNGAMKNVDVLLDPCDGSIARFSRVKGDRIELQRILNNLLQNADKFTSEGHITLRAWARKPGFEESSNLAPNTSDSSISCMPCLRLQKDEASAEVRVLNRVQQDPNCVEFIFEVDDTGKGIPKEKQKSVFENYVQVNDQTTSVHGSQAGTGLGLGITQSLVRLMGGEIGIVDKQIGEKGTCFRFNIFLIACDQPQLQEHEAISVNCAKEEDLESQLGGDYSVASDNSITSHQKSNVILFIKEEERSRVLRRFMMNVLGLKVHVVNRNEQFPQTLKKVKGKITNSSSSSCKSKEIPLSSLDGTDIDISSFQRRGRGLVIRFILIIIDTSDGLTREMSRAMAELRKDFPKNVSLRVVWLDKPGVDEDKLPSTDIVLTKPLHGSRLFRVLKFTHETTSRIKIQQHPLVQDVFVDVNKKLPLTGKKILVVEDDRMLLMICRTAVSKLGATVYTCKNGQEALDEVCKGLNEQRDIGSSTPSPPFDYILMDCEMPGMNGFEATKCIRKEEARYGIRIPIIAFTAHTEKEEIDKIFQAGMDYYLPKESKGEEILKVIDYIEHTKVSKMF; from the exons ATTTTTCAGGTGTATAATGTACATGATGTTCTACAACGCGATTATCACAAGAACATTAAATTTGGATTTATGTTAATTATCTTAATGATAGTTTCTTTGGCTATATCTATAGTTACTTTTGTTATACTAACAATAAGAGCAGCAAGAAGAGAAATGTATTTGTGTTCTGCACTTATAAAGCAAATGGAAGCAACTCAACAAGCTGAGAGGAAGAGTATGAATAAAAGTACTGCATCTGCTCGCGCAAACCATGATGTTAGAGCTTCTCTTGCTGGAATAAGTGGATTGATTTGGATGTGTCGCGTCCAGGCTTCACCTCAATCTGAATTGGTGAAGTATTTGGATCATATGGAGTCCTGCAAGAACGATCTTTTAG ACATGTTGAATTCGATTCTTGACGAAAACAAGATTGAAGAAGGGAAGAAGCAgcttaaagaagaagaattcaACATGGAAGAGTTAGTAGAACATGTTGTCAATATCTATTACCCGAATGGAGCAATGAAGAATGTCGATGTGTTACTAGATCCATGTGATGGTTCTATCGCGAGATTCTCTCGTGTTAAAGGAGACAGGATAGAATTGCAAAGGATCTTGAACAACCTGTTGCAAAATGCAGATAAATTTACATCAGAAGGACACATCACTCTTCGTGCTTGGGCTCGAAAACCTGGTTTTGAGGAAAGTTCCAATCTTGCTCCGAATACAAGTGATTCTAGTATTAGTTGTATGCCATGTTTACGTTTACAGAAAGATGAAGCCTCTGCAGAAGTGCGAGTGCTGAATAGAGTTCAGCAAGATCCTAACTGTGTGGAGTTCATATTCGAGGTAGATGATACAGGGAAAGGAATTCCGAAAGAGAAACAGAAGTCAGTTTTTGAGAATTATGTTCAAGTTAATGATCAGACAACTTCTGTTCATGGATCACAAGCAGGCACTGGCTTAGGCCTCGGCATTACTCAGTCGTTG GTACGTTTAATGGGAGGTGAGATAGGTATCGTCGACAAGCAAATTGGTGAAAAGGGCACTTGCTTCAGATTCAACATTTTCCTAATAGCATGTGATCAACCTCAACTTCAAGAACATGAAGCAATTAGTGTTAATTGtgcaaaagaagaagatttagagtcTCAATTAGGAGGAGATTATTCAGTAGCAAGTGATAATAGTATCACTAGTCATCAAAAATCCAATGTCATTCTTTTCATTAAGGAGGAAGAAAGAAGTCGAGTTCTTCGTAGATTCATGATGAATGTACTAGGCTTGAAGGTACATGTTGTGAATCGAAACGAGCAGTTTCCTCAAACCCTCAAGAAGGTGAAAGGGAAGATAACCAACTCCTCTTCGTCCTCGTGTAAATCAAAGGAAATTCCCCTCAGTTCTCTAGATGGAACAGATATCGATATCTCATCATTTCAGAGGAGAGGCAGAGGACTTGTTATAAGATTCATCTTGATCATAATTGACACAAGTGATGGACTAACTCGAGAAATGAGTCGTGCTATGGCTGAGTTACGAAAGGACTTCCCTAAGAATGTGTCTCTTCGTGTTGTTTGGCTCGATAAACCAGGTGTAGATGAGGATAAGCTACCTTCAACAGATATAGTCCTTACAAAACCACTACATGGTTCTCGTTTATTTCGTGTCCTCAAATTTACACATGAAACAACTTCAAGAATCAAGATTCAACAACATCCATTAGTACAAGATGTTTTTGTTGATGTTAATAAGAAGTTACCTTTAACAGGAAAGAAAATCTTGGTGGTTGAGGATGATAGGATGCTACTTATGATTTGCAGAACCGCGGTTTCTAAGCTTGGTGCAACCGTTTACACATGTAAAAATGGTCAAGAAGCTCTAGATGAAGTCTGCAAAGGCCTTAATGAACAACGCGATATAGGATCATCCACTCCTTCACCACCATTTGATTATATTCTAATGGATTGTGAG ATGCCGGGGATGAATGGATTTGAAGCAACGAAATGCATTAGGAAAGAAGAGGCGCGATATGGAATTCGAATACCTATAATAGCTTTCACAGCACATACAGAAAAGGAAGAGATAGATAAGATTTTTCAAGCTGGAATGGATTATTACTTACCTAAAGAAAGCAAAGGTGAAGAGATTTTGAAAGTCATAGATTATATAGAACATACAAAGGtttcaaaaatgttttaa
- the LOC101256858 gene encoding uncharacterized protein: MLLLFIDSLREKFSSIFDKYFVANLCKVILFSGVILYLASIFLFKDPNCPTTTPHEYSPISSNDTNLSHLIFGLLGSEKAWHYRKSYIETWWRPKITRGYLFLDVSPNPNLLPWSKNSPPYRVSTNITKLVQETHHIAPIMARMVHGIKELFDQEHEGVRWVIMGDDDSIFFLENLVDVLGKYDHNKYYYFGGQSEYILSNFWYSFNQGFGGAGIIMSFPLAKALAQDMESCIRRYPHLNSADLITMTCIVDLGGSFVPLKGLHQIDLRGDISGFLSSHPKEPLISLHHFDAVSPIYPSMDRIQSTKHLMKAAKFDNSRILQQIICHHRLSNWTFSVSWGYSIHIYEKIMPRSHLIKPIQTFNTWSKPQNPPFYMFNTRSNVNDSCETPHIFYLKSIGGANKNGIMATYSRSVVRKLQGCPINGNHPANYVNKIQVYSPRKKRAEMDRCECCDIIHTTGSKKAIVQLRECFTNEKIA, from the exons atgttacttCTTTTTATTGATTCATTGAGAGAGAAGTTTAGTTCAATATTTGACAAGTATTTTGTTGCTAATCTTTGCAAAGTTATCCTATTTTCTGGTGTTATTCTTTACTTAGcctcaatttttctttttaaagatcCAAATTGTCCAACTACTACACCTCATGAATATTCACCAATTTCATCAAATGACACAAATCTTAGTCATTTAATATTTGGTTTACTTGGATCTGAAAAAGCATGGCATTATAGAAAAAGTTACATTGAAACATGGTGGAGACCAAAAATAACAAGAGGTTACTTATTTCTTGATGTGTCACCTAATCCAAATTTATTACCATGGTCAAAAAATTCACCCCCTTATAGAGTTTcaacaaatataacaaaattagTACAAGAAACTCACCACATTGCACCAATTATGGCTAGAATGGTACATGGTATCAAGGAGTTATTTGATCAAGAACATGAAGGTGTTAGATGGGTGATTATGGGAGACGACGATTCGATATTTTTCTTGGAAAATCTAGTTGATGTTCTTGGAAAATATGATCATAACAAGTATTACtattttggaggtcaaagtgAGTACATTTTGTCTAATTTTTGGTACTCATTTAATCAAGGTTTTGGTGGTGCTGGAATTATTATGAGTTTTCCATTGGCAAAAGCATTGGCTCAAGATATGGAGAGTTGTATAAGGAGATATCCACATTTAAATTCTGCTGATCTTATTACTATGACTTGTATTGTGGATCTTGGAGGTAGCTTTGTTCCTCTCAAAGGTCTTCATCAG ATCGATTTGCGTGGTGATATTTCGGGATTTTTATCGTCGCATCCGAAAGAGCCATTAATATCTCTTCATCATTTTGATGCTGTATCACCAATTTACCCTTCAATGGATCGTATACAATCAACAAAGCACCTTATGAAAGCAGCAAAATTTGATAATTCTCGTATATTACAACAAATAATATGTCACCATAGGCTTAGCAATTGGACATTTTCAGTATCATGGGGATATTCGATTCATATTTATGAGAAGATTATGCCAAGGAGTCATTTAATTAAACCTATTCAAACATTTAATACTTGGAGTAAACCTCAAAATCCTCCATTTTACATGTTTAATACGAGATCAAACGTAAATGATTCTTGTGAAACTCCtcatattttttacttgaaatcTATTGGAGGAGCGAATAAAAATGGAATTATGGCCACGTATTCGCGATCGGTGGTGCGGAAGTTGCAAGGTTGTCCGATCAACGGCAACCATCCGGCAAATTATGTCAACAAGATTCAAGTCTACTCTCCTAGAAAAAAACGTGCAGAG aTGGATCGATGTGAGTGTTGTGATATTATTCACACAACTGGTTCAAAGAAGGCAATAGTCCAATTGAGGGAATGCTTTACCAATGAGAAAATTGCttag